The Cryptomeria japonica chromosome 6, Sugi_1.0, whole genome shotgun sequence genomic interval TGAGAGTAGAGGCAAAAAAAATAATGATGATGCTAAAACAACAATTATTACTTAGATGTGAATCCCTTGCTTGAGTTCCACACAAGGTGTTGATGAAGTCTTGCAAGTGTTCGTgtgcaacataataacaataagaaacaaaatTACTTCAATTATAGATTGCAATAAGAAATAATTTGTTTCACTTGGTATTTTCGGGTAGGAATACCACAACTCTTATGTTCTAAGATAAGACTTTTTACTTCAATAAGTTATAGGGATGGCAACCTCATCATAAACACTATGAGCTATAAATTTATTGCTAAATGTGGTTGTTTGATTATCTAAAATAGGAGGATTGATTGAATGGGGAACTCAAACCATGTGGGGTAATTAGATCGAGatgttgttgcaaggtgtgcacccttgttCTCCTTGTGATGTGCAACATAACGCTCGAGTTTGTGAAATGACTCAACCACCTCCCATGGATTCAACATGTCtcatggttgtatcaggcattaataggttgatcttttggtgtaatGACAACCATGTTTCTAACAGGTGGTATCAAAGTCTAGGTCATGGGTTAAAACCCTCACTTGCGTTgtgggggattgttgcaaggtgtgcacccttggtctccttgtgttgtgcaacataaTGCTtgtgtttgtgacatggcttaactgcctcccatGGATTCATTAAGTCGCATGGTTGTATCGaccattaacaagttgatcttttggtgcaatgacaaacaTGTTTCTAACAGATGTGCCCTTGGATGGAAATCAAATACTTGGAAATAACTAGTTTGACTATAGATTTAATCCATATCATATTAAAGTACAACTTAAGCATACTTTGGAGACCCAAACATTTAGGAAATTCATCCTTTTCCTAGATTCCTAATGGCATCTATTACCTACAATCAATTTTCCTAATTTTGTTTCACCTTCCTATAAAATTATTATTCAACTAGGACACCTCTTAGAGtgaacaaaataaatattttttcatggatttataaataaaattaatagttTCATAAAGAAACTGGAATTAAAACGTAAATCAAGCTGTCAATGGTTTGTCTCCCTTAGTGCAATCTAGGCTCCTTGAAGTCAAATTGGTTCCATATTCATTCATAGTAGAAAAAGATATATATTTAGGGTTATGGAGCAATGTAGTGATTAGCGAGGAATGATGCAATAGAGAAAGGATTAGAGTTTGGGAAACCGACTGAGTGATTTGAAACAATGAATAAGAAAATGGATCTATATCAAAAATGATAAAGTGCAAGGATTGACAATAAAATCAATCATAGGATAAGTATTAGAGATTAGGGATGACATTGCAAGGATATACTCTTAAGGGAGAGATTAAAGCCTAGAAATAAAACTAGACAATTGGTTCTAAAAATGCATAGAAACATCAAAATACAAATTATTAGTTCCTACCATAACAATATATTGTTGTAATTAATACAAAAAATACTTCAATTCATTCAATTTTTTGTTtgaaatttcaacaaatattttttattataaattccAAAAATATAATCACGGGTCATTTGATTAGCTTATGTCTTCCATTTTTTAAAAGAGCAATTATGTTTTTTTCCTATAAATTTTCAATATTTACTATTGTTTTTCACTATATTCAatgcaaataataattaattacaaatattttcttcatttacAAGACATGGCCAATGcccatttattaattattaattatttataatttttaaaaactaCTACAATTTATTCTATTAAATCTTTTAAATATCatgtattaaaaataattatttctaattttatatttaCAAATAATAGAAGGTGCTCAAAACAACAACTATgagtttattttttaatatttaaatagtaAAATAtaaactagtatagatatcttaaatacatctaccTATAATTATTTTATAGCTATCATTATTGAATTAGTATATctatttaagaattgttttattttatttacattatttgAACTATTTTTATTTAGAgagttatttttatttacttaagagttattttattatttattaaaaatatatatcaattatttttaattttagtttagtttttgtTAACATGTTTAGAGACATTCTATAATGGTACTAGGGCATATAATCTCATGGTGTGAActatacataaaaaaataaaacatataacatataattaaaaaaataaattatagtccaaggggttgagcttagttggttaaagcattgagttctcaatgtggagatccaagttcaactcccatgagggacacctttgtgtacaattctaagttgtgactctttgtcttccattggttgtattgttgtttctagtttggtgctcgaaaggagctagtatattttaaaaactaaagttataaataaaaatatataatagaataattaaatataaaaatagaacatatatatgtatgcatatatgtgtatgtgtatacatatacatatatactttgttaatcataaaaaataaatataaaataaactaattaatttatattcaatagaaaatttattattattttttttaatataaaaatattgaCAAGTTAAACTATACATTAATGTGTACAAAACTATGAGTAGATAAttattaaaacaaaacaaaacaattaatGAAATAATAGAGTAATGAATGGTGACTTTTGTAATAGTAAAGTCAAAAGTTATGTCCAAAAGTAAACAACTCTTCAAAAAAAAGTAAACAATGTACATAAAAGAAAATAATTCTTAACTAAAATCAATATTTATGTGTGGATGTATTTATGTAGTAAATAAAACAGTTTAAAAGTAAATTGAAATAAATTAGTTCTAAAATGATATTTCTTGACATTTTTGAGATAAATGTATTTATGATATGTATATTAGTACTATCTATATTTGAAACGTTATTGTTATATTCTATTTATATGAATGCAAGGCTAAAGTGAGGCATATGTAATCAATGCTTGACTAAGACCAAAGTCACATTATTCATTTTGGATTTGTATAGAAGACAAGTGAATACATTACATAAGATTGCATAGATAACAAGCACATTTTATAATGCAACATATTTTTTGATTGTGTTGCAAGATGTAGTCGTACCCTCAAGAACATAAGTACTCTATTGCATCAACTTAGCTTTATTTCGAATTAAATCCTAAATTTGTATTTTCTCTTGCATACATCCTTAAGTCTCAACAATGAAATGACTATTCTATGCATCACATATTGTTACATCACATAAGGCTCTAAGAAAAAGATTATTATGAAACCCATATTAATTTTTTCTTAGGATGTCAAGAAGTATTCTTTCAATGCAAAAAGTACAAATTTATTAACTAATAAATTACCAAACAAATTGATATTCACTAGTCATTTAActaattactatcaacaatacaatAGACTAATTACTATCAACTATACAATAGTGATAATCAATACATGACACTTGTTAAAGCTAACTATAAAAATCTACAATAGAAACCTTGATATTCAAACTAACTCGCCCTAGGTTCAAATTCTTGGATTTGATCATAACACTACAttgctcatttcatttcctcattgtgaCTTGTTCCCTTGGTCGACCAAGTCAGCTCGATCATACTAAAATTATCAACTAATACATTACTAAACAAATCAATGTTCACTAGTCATTTAACTAATAAATATCAACTATACAATAGTGACAATTAGTACACACTAATTAAATGTAACTATACAAATCTACAACAGATGCCATAATTTTCAAACCCCACCCCATGGTTCAAGTTCTTGGATTTGTCTATGATTGTGCAAgtgttttttgcatcaacatttcggatcacactctatgattcatcatcaggatgatagagagCGTAATGAGACTACGACTAACAAATTTATCAACTAATACATTACCAAACAAATCAATGTTTAAtgatattagatttccacaattcatATTATTTATGATATTGATTTCTCGATTCAATTGTGTGAAAGTCTTGCCATCAAATCAAAACTAGAAAACATTATTGTAAATCAATGTTCAATAGGGAAGAGGGCCCTATACATGTGCACACTAACTTTAGGCTTCTCAAAATCTTTTGTGGGCATTTCAAAAATTTCTCAGCTTTATACAGTAGCTTACTTGTCAAGTCCCCTACTTAAAAATTTTGTTTCAAGTCcacatggtcaaatatgatgcTACATCAACATGTatttttgtgaaggtgtccaaaatggtcccaaattgtGATTATACCAATAGGTGTGCACTGCATCTTGTTTACTTGtgcgctgatgtggcatcacatgattggttactttttgaattttagaggtacttttttttttataaacattgacatgacatttttagaGCACCATTATTGATCTCATTTTGTCCAAGTACTATAGCATGTAATGGTACCCACTCATCCATTGGCCCCTCTTCCCTAGTCATTTAACTAATTACTACCAACTATACACTGGTGACAATTAGTACAATACACTTGTTAAATGTACCTATAAAAATCTATAATAGATACCATAATTCGCAAAGCCACCTTGTCTCATGGTTCAAGTTATTGGATTTGATTGGAAGACTTCATTTGTTTGTTTCATCTCCTCAGTGTCACTTGTTTTCTCAATTGACCAACTTAGTACGACCATAACAAATTCATCAACAAATACATTACTAAACAAGTCAACATTTACTAGTCAATTAACTAATTATCATCAACTATGCAACATGTACCAAATAATTATACACAAAACTAGTTAAATCTAACTATAAAAATCCTCAAAATTTCAAATGAGTTTCTCCTTGACATTGATCTCATAAAACCAACATTTTAttgaagaaaaaggaggaagaattcTCCCATTGTGGGGGTGTGGGTCTAGGCCTTATTTGGAGGAAGTCCTTAATGATGTGGATTCTGGTTGGGCCCTCAAGCCTTTTAACCCTTGGCCCAATGGAGTCATGCAAGTGAAAATACTAAAAACAATAAATGCAAGAGAGTTAGAAGAGGGCATTAATGAACAGGAAATTGACCCTTGGGATAAGGAAGGGAGTGGTCTGATCTGGCCTAGTTGCAATGTAGGACCTCAAGTGGGAAAAAGCCATTTGAAATGTGTGTGACAAGCCCGTCTGACTAGGTACTAGAGATCAAAACCATGTTTCCAAATGTCCTCCTTTCATTAGCAGGCTGTCCTAAGACGTGTCCCCATATGTAAGGCGCCACGTGTCAGTACGTAGAGATGGGAAACTCTGGTTTAATGGGCAGCGGGCTGCCGTGAAACAAGGTGCGCCCTGCTGGAAGCGCGTCCGTGTCGGCAGCCTCGGGATTTCACAGGATCCTGCATCTACGGTCCAGATTGAATCCGTACAGGTTCTCCAGCATCCAACGGCTGGCGTTGATTCGCACTTTCCCATGTGGTCCGAGTTACCGCATCCCGGTCAAACGGGTTAAAGTGGCGGCGGTGAGGTTAACCACGGTTATGGCAAAAAGAAAAGCCTAAAAAGTCGGTGAGCTCTAACCATTCACACCGCCAACCAGGGGTTAAGTAACCCGGGTTTATCTTTTCTGtttttgtgtttaaaaaaaaaacaaatatgtgaagtttattaataatttatgtatttttttggCCTCTGCGGGTTCTGTGCAATTAGTGAAAGGACTGTGTATGTTATGTTATTGTTCTTGTATTCACACCACAACACAGAGCTTGAAAATTAAACCAATAAAAAAAGAGGATTATTTAGTTCTGCAGTTTTCTAAGCTACTGCCGACATACTTAATGGGGGGAATGGCTATATTATGACCTTAGATAAATCATAGATCAGCTTTTGGGTGTACAGACTGAATCTTCCTTTACTTTGCCCAGATAGTTTTTTCTTTGGGTGCCCATCAAATTGGATTgattgattgaaagctttttgcgGATTTTGTTTGGAGAATCTCTGTTtactggagaggaggaggaggaggaggaggaagaggagaaggagGCCTCTGGTCATATTGGGTGTCCTCTATAGCAGTCCATGATTGGTAATACAAATCCGGTCCATTCATTTCTACCAATATGATTTCTTGATGATTCGATTCGAATCACTGGTtatgatggttttcagtattaaATCTCATCATTTTCAATAATGAATATTTCAATAAGGAATCCTTCCTTGGTTTTGTTTATAGATGTTGGGTATTCATTCTGGTTTTATATCATAAAATTGCTGCTTTTCTTCAGTTTACAGGAAGGAAACTTCTGCCTTGTTTTCTGATTGCAAGATGAAATTGTTTGCTTTTGCTTTCAGTTTGTGCAATGAAATTGTGTGCTTTTTGTGAACTGGGTGCATTTAGTTTGGCTTTGTTGATTGAATGAAAACATCTTGTATGATGATGTCTGGGTATTCTTCTCAGTCTGTTCAATGGAGTTTTTATACTCAAACTGTCTTTTCCTTGTATGATCTTGGAGGCTTTTTCCCTTAGTTTGTGCTTCATTCTATCTAATTTTCAGTTTTCATGATGTTACTAATATTTATTCAACTGATTTCTCTTTGAAACACATCTTTACTTATTTGGTTTTGCATTTGAGTATGTCTGCAGCTTTTTCTGTTTGGATGGTATTGGAGTATTGAAGTCTTTGTTTATTCAGTGAAATTTTTGTTCGACCAATCCTTTACTTATTGTTTTTGTTATTATCCTGGAGTTTTCTCCCTTGTATGGAAATTTCTGTTCTTTGTAATGGTGATTAACTAGTTTTTGCTTTTGCATGTTTTCTAAGTTTATTCAATGATTTTCGCTTTCAATCAGAACTTTACCTTCTGGTTTTAAATTTCATGAATTTGTACTATCTAATTGAGGATTTACTCGAATTGTTCTTGCTGTTTCGATGCACCTGGAGCATTTTTTTTCCTTTATTGATTCGATTGAACATTTCTTTTGTTGAGTTTTTCTCCCTGAtgtattttcttccttcttttcccaGGGAATCCTCTATTTCACAGTCTGCTAGAGATTTTTTTATTACTCTATCAATGGAACTTTCTGTTATTGAGTATGATGGAGCATTTACTCATAGCTTATTCAATAATATCATGTTCAGGAATGTGATTCAGTTGATTTCAGATGTAATCTTTTACATAATATCATCTGTTTGTGATGATATTTAAGCATTTTCTTCGATCACCCTGATTAAATGGCTTAATTCTTTGGTTTTGTGTTCGATAAAAAAAATCCTTTTGGAGATAATGTGAAAGTAGTTTTTTCTCGGTCTATTCAACTAAAACTTTATTATAaacaaaatttgatgatagttgaaGCATCTCTCTCAGTCTTTTTAAtagaattttgttttgttttgctttctgttcaaGATGATGTACAAGTAGTTTTCTCAGTCCAATAAAGATAAACTATCTTTCAAACAAATCTTagatgatgttggaggtaaaatcCGAGTCTATTCAATAGGAGAAAAAtctgtgtgattgaatttgagagcTTCTTGATTTGATTGTGTATGTTTTTTATATCAATGTTGGAAACATCTTGAATCTATGTCATTGAATTTGAGAGCTTCCAGTATATTTTTTGTATTGATGTTTTGAATCTATGTTCTAAGAGTTTTCATGTCTGATTGTCTGTATAGATGGGTAACTCAAAGAAGAAAACAGCTTCTTCTCCAAAGCAGAAAGCAGAAGCTTCAGAACAACAACAACAGCCTCCCCAGGCTCCAAGGAAGAGAGGAAGACCCAAGAAGATTGTTGAAGAGAAAGTTGCAGAGAAgcccatagaagaagaagaagagcaacAAGCAGAAGAAGAGCAGGATGAATCAAAAAAGCCTGCAAAGG includes:
- the LOC131048075 gene encoding RNA polymerase II degradation factor 1 isoform X1, which encodes MMLEMGNSKKKTASSPKQKAEASEQQQQPPQAPRKRGRPKKIVEEKVAEKPIEEEEEQQAEEEQDESKKPAKAPKQGESSSSAAGVKEEEGGPSKPQSPRKSRRKSQPRRAAK
- the LOC131048075 gene encoding RNA polymerase II degradation factor 1 isoform X2; the encoded protein is MGNSKKKTASSPKQKAEASEQQQQPPQAPRKRGRPKKIVEEKVAEKPIEEEEEQQAEEEQDESKKPAKAPKQGESSSSAAGVKEEEGGPSKPQSPRKSRRKSQPRRAAK